The genomic segment GGTTGTCTGCCTCACGTTCGCTCTGTAAAACCATAAGATTGCCGCTTGAACCAAAATACCCTTCGCCGGCGCGGCGCCCTTCAAATGTTAACTGCCGGACATTACTTAAAAACTGTGCCTCTTCCCCAAAGACGATACTGAAAAAGACAAAAATAAGGCTTTGTGTCGTCAAAAATTTCTTTAACATAAATAAAAAGGGGGCTGTGATTATATCAAAATTACCTAAGCAACTAAAAACCTTTTTAGGAAAAAGCCTTTATCGTTTTAAAAAGTTCATTTCCGCTAAGGTCACACTCTTCGTTCCAGCCAAGAGCACATGTTCTCCAACCTGCATAAGCGGCAGACAGTGAAACTAGAGCAACCGCCTCTGATGTGTTCGCTTCCTTTTTTTCCCCAAACCTTCCAGGCCCTACACAATTAACGACCTCCTTTGGCAAGCCCCTTTCCGTTCTGTCATACAGTTTGCTTACGTCGGGGAATCTGGGGTGATCATCAATTGGCGTTTTACCCATGAGAGGATTGATACCTGTCAGGTTTCGGTGGTCTATAATTTGAATGATGGGTTCGCTCGAGTGTGTTCTGTCAACAATTAACAGTTCATTACCCTCCAGTTCTCTTTTGAGATCAATCAGGTTTGCGGGCGTTGCGGCTTCAGTTAGTGATTGTTGCGGTGAAACAATTGTCTTTTCTCCCCATTTATAGACATTGTGGTGCGCTATTGATTTTTTTTCTTGGCTTACACAAGAAAATGTTTTGCTATACGCATCCAATGATAACGGAAGATAGACCGTCATCGTTGCCGTTCTCCAAATAGGGCTGTTCCGATCCGTACCATTGTTGCTCCTTCCTCCACTGCCATCTCATAATCAGAAGACATCCCCATGGAAAGTTCTGTCAGCTGACCTTCTTCAGGAAGGTGCGTGTTCAGTCTCTCTTTAAGCTGCCTCAGTTTTTGAAACGTTTTCCTAATAGTTGTTTCGTTGGTGGTAAGCTCGCCAATTGTCATCAATCCTTTTACACCAAGGTTTTTCAACTCCAAGACCTCTAATAGGGTGTCAATTTTTCCCGGCTGAAAGCCGTGCTTAGTTGGGTCCCGACCGATGTTTACCTGAAGCAGGGACTCATAGTTGTTGCAGTTTTCCGCCAAAAGCACGCTTAGGCGGCGGGCCAGTTTCAGTGAGTCAATCGAATCAATTGCGTCAAAAAGTTTTATAGCTTTACTTGCCTTGTTGGACTGAAGGTGCCCAACAAGACGTTTTTTTAATCGTGGAAGATCTGGTAGGTGCGGGAACTTCTGGGAGGATTCTTGAATTCGGTTCTCACCAATGTTTTTGATGCCGGCTCTATGTGCCGATTCGATTGCAGAAGCAGGGAAGGTTTTTGTTATTGCAACAATCTGAACGGGGGGGTCGTGCTCGCGGTTGGTGAGTTCTCTTGCTACCTCAATCCGCTCCTGAACGGATTTGAAGGCGTCTAAGTTTATCACGCTTCAGCGCTTTCTTCACCAGTAGGCTCTTGTTGGTCTGTGATTTCTTCGTCTGTGTCTTCCGATTCCACGCGCACTACCCTGCTTAGTGAGGAAATTTTTGCACCTTCATCAAGGCGAATAAGTTTTACACCCTGTGTTACACGTCCTATGGTTCGGATACTGTCAACGGGTTGTCGAATGAGAACACCCGTGTTTGTGATAACCATAAGATCGTCTGTGTCCACAACCTCCATGATTGCCACCATTTTGCCCACTTTTTTGTTTGTCCGCATGGCCAGCACGCCCTTTCCAGACCGCTTTTGAATACGGTATTGCATAACTTCCGTGCGCTTGCCAAACCCTTTTTCGGTCGCAACCAGCAGTGTCCCCTCTCTTCGTACAACAACCATTCCCACTACATAATCGTTTTTTGTAGAGAGTTTTATACCTATAACCCCGCGCGTCTTTCGACCCATGGGGCGGGCGTCCGTTTCTGAGAAACGAATTGATTTCCCTTCTCGTGTACCTAAAACAATGTCATTTTCTCCGGTTGTAATTTTTGCCTCTATGAGTTCGTCTCCCTCCCGTATATCAATGGCATAAATGCCTCCCTTTCGGGGGTTTCCGTAGGCCGACAGCTTTGTTTTTTTAATTATTCCCTTCCGGGTGGCCATAACTATATACTTTTCTTCGTCGAATGTTTTTACACTCACAAAAGCTTTTACCTTTTCACCTGGTTCCGTACCTAAAAGATTTACAATTGCCCGGCCTCTGGCGGCTCGGCCACCAGGTGGAATTTCATGTACTTTTAACCAATAGCATTTTCCTTTGTCTGTAAAGAAGAGTATATAGTCATGGGTGTTTGCCACAAATAGGTGTTCCACAAAATCTTCTTCTTTGGCTTTCGCGCCCTGTAGGCCGCGGCCACCTCTGCGTTGACTTCTATAGGTCGACGCCGCGGTCCTTTTCACATAGCCATTATGT from the Candidatus Neomarinimicrobiota bacterium genome contains:
- a CDS encoding YggS family pyridoxal phosphate-dependent enzyme produces the protein MINLDAFKSVQERIEVARELTNREHDPPVQIVAITKTFPASAIESAHRAGIKNIGENRIQESSQKFPHLPDLPRLKKRLVGHLQSNKASKAIKLFDAIDSIDSLKLARRLSVLLAENCNNYESLLQVNIGRDPTKHGFQPGKIDTLLEVLELKNLGVKGLMTIGELTTNETTIRKTFQKLRQLKERLNTHLPEEGQLTELSMGMSSDYEMAVEEGATMVRIGTALFGERQR